The Acidobacteriota bacterium genomic sequence AGCAAACGCCAAGAGTTTTTTCATGAGAAGACTCCTCCAAAAGTTTTGGGTTTAGAAACGGCTTATTTGCGCATGAAACCGGACGGCATGACCGCTTCCAGACCAATAATTTTTCTCTAGCTGAGTTTTTATGTATTGCTGAACGGCTATGACGTTTTCTGAGATGATGCGGTTACAATAGCCTTTATCTTCGGATTTTTATGGCGCTCAGTAATGAAGCGACTTCGACATGCAGACGGCGCGCAGCCGTTTCATAGTTGTCGGAACGGTATTCATTAACATCAAAGAAACCTTTGCCGACTTTTTCGCCGCGCAATTTGAGTTCGGCAAGCGACGAAAAACCTGTGATGCGCACGCCGACATTGTCGGGCACGAAAATTTCAATATCGCCAAACAGGGAATAGGCGCTGATATGAGTTTCGCCCGGCGGCAGCGGTGCGCCGGTTAAATCCACTTTGACATTACCAAACACTGCCATCGCTTTGTGGTCGGCAAGATCTTTAAAATCGTTGGCAATTGCGGCTTGACTGAAAAAGCCCACGGTGATGCCGCCGCGCGCCTGACCGATTCGCGCGGGAGTTGCCGTACCGGAGTGATTGATTTCATCAGGCAAAGGTTCACCGATGGCTTGGGATACGCCTGAAAGGTTGGTTCCGCACTTTCGACAAAATTTTCCGTACTCGTTTTGCGTGCCGCATTTCGGACAAAACATCTTCGCCTCCCCTTATCTTCACGTGGCTATGCTACTGGTATATTTTGCGAGTGACAAGCGACGACGGGATTTGCACAGGCTGACAAATGGTTTGCTGGAATCGGGCTGAATGAACCAATCTTTTCAGCTATAATGGCGTCGCTATCAGGCATAAGGAGGTTTCCATCCCCGTGAAATCCCGCACAACATTTTTGTTGCTCATTTTATTTATCCCTTCACTGACCGTTGCACAGAATCCTAATAATATGATTCGCGGTAAAGTGCGCTCGACCAATGGCACGCCGGTAAACCATGCGATTGTCGAATTGCACGACAACAGCGGCGCCATCATCAGTCAAACGGTGACGCGCAACGATGGCGATTTCGCTTTTTCACGCATCGTGCCCTCGGAATATGAAGTCGTGGTTACGGTGAGCGGTTATGATTCGTCTGCGCAAAGAGTCGTATTTACTCAACCCGACCGCTCCAATTTTTTTGAAGTCGTCACCATCGAAGTGATTCTCAAACCCAGGACGGATACCACGCTTCCGGTGATTGGAACACGCTTTGTCCAGGAGGTTCCCAAGCCCGCGCGCGCCGCTTTTGAAAAAGCCATGGAACAGTTGCGCGATAACAAAGCACAAGAAGCCATCGCTTTGTTGCGCGAAGCCGTGAATAATTTTAATGATTATTTCGACGCCAATTTTATGCTCGCCCGCGAACTCTTTCGCGCCGGCGAAGACCAGGCGGCTTTGGAAGCCATCGAACGCGCCCGCCGTGTCAATGAACGCGAAGGCGGCGTCTATCATCTCTTCGGACTGATTATGCTCCGCCAGCGCAAATTCGTGGTCGCGGAATTTGCTTTTCGCGAAGCCAGTAATCTTAAACCCAATCAACCGCTCTTTCATTTCTTCAGAGCCAGAGCTTTGATTGAAATTGCCATTTATACCAAAGACGAAAAAGAGAAGATTGAAGATTTGGCGCTCGCTGAAAAAGAGTTGAATCAGGCGTGGGATTTGAGCGAAAAGAAATTGAATGAGGTGTATCTGCAACGCGCTCGCATCTTTTTGCGACGCAATGACAAAGCCGCCGCGATTAAAGAGTTCGAGGCTTTTTTAAAAGCCGAACCCAATGCCGCGAATGCCGCCACGGTTCGCCAGGCGATTGATAATTTGCGCGCCAATAAATGAGCGGGAATTTTGCAGTTGAACGGGTTGTTGGTTTAGACCTGAAGTTCGGAAGATTTTTCTATCAAAAAAGCCGGAACACTGAAGTATGAATTGCCTCCGGCTTTAGCTGGAGGACAATGATAAAGCAATAAACAGGCTTTAGCCAAAATCGAGAATTGGGCTAAAGCCTGCCCATCAGCAACCTTTTCACCCCCTGCTAAAGCTGACGGCAATTCATCAGCTCAAGCCAGAGGCGATTCATTTTCTCAGCTAAAGATGGCAATTCATCAAGAAGATTTAGCGAATATCTTTCGCTATAAAACTCAACAGCCTTCATTCACTTCTGCCGCTTAATCCATGCGACAATGTCATCAATGACGTACTTTGCGATGTTGCCTTCTTTGGCGTAATTTGACGGCGCGGCTTTTTCTTCGGTTTCAATGAACAGGTGATAGAGTTTCGCATAGCTTTTGAACTCGACATCTTTTCTTGCGCCGAGCGCCGCTTTCCAATTCTCAAAATCTTTCAAGGTTACCTGATAATCTTTTTCGCCCTGTAAAATCAACATGGGCTGTTTCAGATTCTTGGCTTCTTCGGGTGGATTGTAACCGCGCAAATCGAGCCAGTAACTTCCCGGAACCCCAAGCAACAAGCCTTTATCGCCGGGCTTTAAAGTGGCATCTTTCACTTTGGCGACCTGCGCTTTAACAATCTCGAGTTGCTGTTGCGCTTGCGGAGAAACATTACCTTCAAGCGACGCGATATAGGTCATCTGTTCGAGAATGGTATCTTCCAGAGGGCGGGTCAGCCCGGCAAGCGAAATCAATCCGGCGATGCTGGCATCCCCTTTGGCAATGCGCGGCAATAGCATTCCGCCGAGACTGTGACCGAGCACGAATATTTTTTTCGCATCGATTTTTTCATTAGTCTTCAACAGTGCGACAGCCGCCAGCGCATCATCTACAGCCTCTTCTTTGACGGTGACGCTTTCGGCAATCGCCACAAGTTTTGCCGCGTGTGCTTTGGTGCGTTTTTCGTAGCGCAAGACGGCAATCCCTTGCGAAGCCAGACCCCAGGCAAGGTCACGAAAGGGTTTATTTTGAAAAATCGTTTCGTCGCGGTCGTGCGGTCCAGACCCATGCACCAAAACGATTGCCACAAACTTGCCTTCGCCTTTCGGCAACGTGAGGGTTGCCGAAAGCGCCCATTCGCCCGCGCCGACCGTTACCTCTTTTTCGATAAATGAATCGAGGTTGGCATAATCGGGTTTTTTGAATGCCGAAGCGGGTTTTGCGGGCGGCGGCGTGCTTGCCGGTAAAAAGAATAGACCGCTAATCTGTTTTTGTCCGTTGAACACCACTTTGACATCGACGGCAAACAACGCGAATTCGCAGGACACCACCACGGCATCGAACTCTGCGGCTTTCTCTTTGCGCACGCCGTATTGATTTTTGAACGCGCCGACCTGCCCGATGACCGCTTTCCAGGTTTCGCGCAATTTATCTTCGGGTGAAACCCGTTTCATGGTGTCATCAAAATTTTTCACCACACTTGCGAAATCTTCTTTGACCAGTGAAGCGACCAGTTGTTTGGCGATTTCGGTGAGTTCATCCGAAGCCGCAGGTTGTTGAGCAAAAGCCTTCGATGAATGAGCGATGAGGGCAAAAATTAAAATCAGCGAACCGAATAATTTTTTCATGTCTTGAATCATAGGAGCGAATTCGCCGGCGGGCAATACGGACAAGCTTTGCATGGACTTCGCGCGGGCTTTGTAATTGGTGTAAAGTGATTCGGAGCGAACCTTTGAAATTTATGTTGTGGTTTCAAAATTATGCGTATAGGAATTTGTATTATCCTGACTCTCAGTCTCCTGCTTTCTGCTTTGGCGCAGCAAGATGACAAACCCATCAAACTACAGACCGACCTCGTCGCCATCGATGTGACCATCACCGACAAAGACGGCAATTTCCTGCGTAATCTCAAACGCGAAGATTTTGTGATTTACGAAGACAACGAACCGCAGAAAGTCGAGTTTTTTGAAGCCAATGAAAAAGCCGCCTTCACGCGCCCGCTCGCCGTGGTCTTTGCCTTTGATATTTCCGGCAGCATTACCCCCGAAGAAATAGACCGTCAGCGACAGGCGACGGAAAAGTTCATGAGTCTGGTACAACGCGAATCGGTCTATTCGGTGGTTGCGTTTAACAATGAAATTCGCGTGTTGCAGGATTTCAGCAATGATGCCAATAAAATTTCTCAGGCATTCAGAAAAATCAAAGATACTTCGGGTTCAACGCGCATTTTTGCGACCATCGGTCGGGCAGTTGAAATGCTCAAAAAAGTGCCGCGCTATCGCGGCGCGCGACGTTTGCGTCGCGTTGTAGTGATTGTGACTGATGGTTATGACAACGTAGACCCGACAGAGCAAACTGAATTGATTCAAAGCGCAAATGATGCCGAAGTGACGGTCTATTCAATTACCCTGCCATCTTATCCGGC encodes the following:
- a CDS encoding carboxypeptidase regulatory-like domain-containing protein, giving the protein MKSRTTFLLLILFIPSLTVAQNPNNMIRGKVRSTNGTPVNHAIVELHDNSGAIISQTVTRNDGDFAFSRIVPSEYEVVVTVSGYDSSAQRVVFTQPDRSNFFEVVTIEVILKPRTDTTLPVIGTRFVQEVPKPARAAFEKAMEQLRDNKAQEAIALLREAVNNFNDYFDANFMLARELFRAGEDQAALEAIERARRVNEREGGVYHLFGLIMLRQRKFVVAEFAFREASNLKPNQPLFHFFRARALIEIAIYTKDEKEKIEDLALAEKELNQAWDLSEKKLNEVYLQRARIFLRRNDKAAAIKEFEAFLKAEPNAANAATVRQAIDNLRANK
- the liaF gene encoding cell wall-active antibiotics response protein LiaF — its product is MFCPKCGTQNEYGKFCRKCGTNLSGVSQAIGEPLPDEINHSGTATPARIGQARGGITVGFFSQAAIANDFKDLADHKAMAVFGNVKVDLTGAPLPPGETHISAYSLFGDIEIFVPDNVGVRITGFSSLAELKLRGEKVGKGFFDVNEYRSDNYETAARRLHVEVASLLSAIKIRR
- a CDS encoding alpha/beta fold hydrolase, coding for MIQDMKKLFGSLILIFALIAHSSKAFAQQPAASDELTEIAKQLVASLVKEDFASVVKNFDDTMKRVSPEDKLRETWKAVIGQVGAFKNQYGVRKEKAAEFDAVVVSCEFALFAVDVKVVFNGQKQISGLFFLPASTPPPAKPASAFKKPDYANLDSFIEKEVTVGAGEWALSATLTLPKGEGKFVAIVLVHGSGPHDRDETIFQNKPFRDLAWGLASQGIAVLRYEKRTKAHAAKLVAIAESVTVKEEAVDDALAAVALLKTNEKIDAKKIFVLGHSLGGMLLPRIAKGDASIAGLISLAGLTRPLEDTILEQMTYIASLEGNVSPQAQQQLEIVKAQVAKVKDATLKPGDKGLLLGVPGSYWLDLRGYNPPEEAKNLKQPMLILQGEKDYQVTLKDFENWKAALGARKDVEFKSYAKLYHLFIETEEKAAPSNYAKEGNIAKYVIDDIVAWIKRQK
- a CDS encoding VWA domain-containing protein; the encoded protein is MRIGICIILTLSLLLSALAQQDDKPIKLQTDLVAIDVTITDKDGNFLRNLKREDFVIYEDNEPQKVEFFEANEKAAFTRPLAVVFAFDISGSITPEEIDRQRQATEKFMSLVQRESVYSVVAFNNEIRVLQDFSNDANKISQAFRKIKDTSGSTRIFATIGRAVEMLKKVPRYRGARRLRRVVVIVTDGYDNVDPTEQTELIQSANDAEVTVYSITLPSYPAGGNQPRIMTLLDVSRVVPSTGGADFSADVSDFTPVFKAIAEEIQSGYTVAYYPSEKSRNDGRAHQLRVEVKKTGAIVRASRSSFQSAK